From a single Nicotiana tabacum cultivar K326 chromosome 8, ASM71507v2, whole genome shotgun sequence genomic region:
- the LOC107796741 gene encoding 18.1 kDa class I heat shock protein-like — protein sequence MSLSSQLLLDHPLLFGLREASGYCDMDWKETPEAHIFKFDLPGLTKEDVKLELHNDRVVRLITQGKNENNSNNTGVRWHCKERTEIGNLCRKFRLPDDALVHQIKASMRDGVLVVTVLKDQRKFKKNKHNKIVDICTCDDDANASPNSPKGISRFFCYRA from the coding sequence ATGTCGTTATCGTCACAATTGCTACTGGATCATCCATTGCTATTTGGGTTGAGGGAAGCTTCAGGCTACTGCGACATGGATTGGAAAGAGACACCTGAAGCCCATATTTTCAAGTTTGACCTTCCAGGTCTCACAAAAGAGGACGTGAAATTGGAGCTGCACAACGACAGAGTAGTCCGCTTAATTACACAGGGGAAAAATGAAAACAATAGTAATAATACTGGCGTTAGGTGGCACTGCAAGGAACGCACAGAGATAGGGAATTTGTGTAGGAAGTTTCGATTACCGGATGATGCTTTGGTGCACCAGATTAAAGCTTCCATGCGTGACGGAGTCCTGGTAGTGACGGTGCTTAAAGATCAGCGCAAGTTTAAAAAGAATAAGCACAATAAAATTGTTGACATCTGCACTTGTGATGATGACGCAAATGCTTCTCCTAATTCCCCCAAAGGAATTTCTCGCTTCTTTTGTTACAGAGCTTGA